GTACATCTCAGAACACAAGAAGCCATGAGTGAGACTCTTGCTTTGTTCAAAGAGCTGTGTGATGTCCacacaaaatggaaaacaagTACAGGCTGCCAGCTCCCTGACAGGACCCGCCCCCCACCATGGAGATAAAACAAGCAACAACAGAAGCAGCCGGACCTGCGAGCCTCATCGGCTGACAAAATAGCTCTGAGGAGCCCAGGAGTGTCACCGGGTGTACtgggccattcttgcattgctgtaaagaaatacctaaggctgcgtaatttacaaagaaaagaggtttaactggttCCGGGTTCTGCGGGCTGTACAAACACGGCGcaggcatctgctcagcttctgggaggcctcagggtGCTTTCACTCAGGGCAGAAGGCGAAGCGAGAGCAGGCACGTCACATGGCCAGAACAGGAGCGAGACAGAGAAcggaggggaggtgccacacgcttttaaacaaccagatctcccaAGCACTCACTGACACAAGGACAGGGCCAAGGGGATGGCGCTAAACCACTCATGAGAAATCCGCCCACATGacccaaccacctcccaccaggccccacctccagcagtGGGATTACGATTCGATACGAGATTTACAGGAGATGACATCCAAACCACACTGCTGGCGGTGGTGTGCATAGCAGGGAGGGAAGGCAGTGTGGATGCAGAGGCCCCAGCAGACTCTCAGATGGGGTTGGGAAGGCCCGTTCTCTCCCCCAGGAGTAGCCAGGACAGACCAGGCCTGGATGGGACCTGGAAGACACCTCCTGGTTCCCATTACACTCGCATTGCTCAGTCAAAgaccacaggctgggcagggacccCAGGGTCCTCAGGACCCCATAAAAGAGGCGGCGGAGGAGGAAACAGCCTCTGCACACACCCACAGATGGGGCCTCGGCCAGCATCCGGGCCAGCCCCACCACGGGGAGGGGCTTCCGTGCCGGCCAGGGTGACTCCCAGCAGCTCTGGAGCCAGGCCCTGGTAGACCCTGAGCAGAGGCTGCCCTCCCTGGCCCTACCCAGGGAAATGGGTGGACGGTGGCTTCCTCACAGAGAGAAGTGCCTGGAATGAAAGGGGACTCGGGGACAGGGGCTGGTGGGCCCTGTACACCCTAGAACCTGCTGTCTTCCTGAAACTCACCCGAGGGACCCCACATGAGGCCTAGTCTTTTACCCTATACCCAGTGAGACAATTCCAGCTACATCCCTCGATCATCCCAGCAGAATCATGGTCAAGCCTGTAGGGAGGTGATGAGGAGCACAGTCCTTAGTGAGAGGAAAGAGCCACAGAATCACCTTTTACTGAGGAAACAGAACCAAGCTAGGGGCAGCGAAAATCCACAGTGAACACGAGTAACGGCCCCAGTGCGGTAACAGAGGACTTTGCAAACACAAAGCCAAAACgaacagaaagaagaaacacTTGCTGATACTAGATATGAAACAGAATTGATGAAATGAAGCACAGGAGGGATGGGCTAAGAAGCACGACAGACCCACTGAAGAGTGCACTGGGGGTTCGGGCTTGgcggctcatccctgtaatcccagcactttgggaggtcgaggcggaaggatcatctgaggtcaggagtttgagaccagcctggtcaacatggtgaaaccccatctctactaaaagtacaaaatgggcatggtggtggcacccataatcccagcgactagggaggctaaggcaggagactcgcttgaacctgggaggtggaggttacagtgagctgagattgcgccactgcagccactgcactccagcctgggtgacaacgaagactccatctcaaaaaaaaaagagtgcactGGGGGCCCGTGgtcaggaaggaaggagaagtggAAAGGGCAGAACAGTCAGGTGAGGTGGAGAACAGGAGGGGCGGCAACAGCTCcctaaagggaaagaaaagcGGGAAAGGGGCACAGGTGAGATGTCGCTCAAGAAACAATGACTGAAAGTCTcccaaaactaaaatgaaaaagtcaCATGCTTTATAAATCCTCAGACTGACAGGATTCATGGGGAACTGAACGGGACAGGCTGAACCCACACCAGCCAGGCAGCAGgaaggaagagcaaagaaaaACATGAGATGTTATATCTTCCAGGAGAAAAAGTCGGTGACCTGCTGGATTCGTCTCCTAGGTCTGCCAGAACCAAGTGTGGCACTGCACGTGGGTGACTTAAAATAGCAGAAATGTATTCTGTCATGGTTCTGGCGGCTAcgagtccaaaatcaagatgccGGCAGGGCCACGCTCCCTCGGAAAGCTCTAGGAGAGATTCCATTCTATGACCCTCGTAGCTTCTGGATTTGCCACTGTCCTCAACTTGTAGATACAACACTCCCAGTTGCTGCCTCCCTGCTCATGCAGCCTTCCCCCTGAgtgtttgtgtctctgtgtctcttcccCTCTTCTTAGAGGGACACCAATATGTTGGATTAGGGACCCAGCCTGCTCCAGTAGGACCTCATCTCTTAACTAATTACAACTGCAATTACCCTAGTTCCAAAGGCATTAGGATTTCAACATCCTTTTAGAGGACCCGGTTCAGCCCACAACACCTAcgaaagaacaaaaataagatttttatcaGGCCTTGCGATAACAACAGGATACCAGAAAACTATGGAGTCataccttaaatattttaaagaaaagcattttaactTAGAACAGTGCATCTAGTTAGATTATTATTTAACACAAAAAAAGTAATAGCTCCAGCCTCATAtatagatgatttcaaagaacttgtTCCACAAAGCACTATTTGAGAAAATTCTTAAAGAGTTTCCtctggcagaagaaaaaaaaaaaaaaaaacgaatccAACAAAAAGATATAAGTAAGGATCAGTATAAAGTTagtaaaagaaagttttattgtCAAAATTAGCAAGGAGTCAAAAATATGAGGTTCTCAGCGGGGCTTCAGCAAGGCTGACTGCAGGCTTCTGTGACTCACCCCCTCCACAACGAAGACCCAAAGTAGTGCGTAGATGCTCACATTTTGAACAGATCATCTAAGAGAACACTAGAATTCAACAGAGAGAGACAAGAAACACCTAAAGCCAGGAAGGAGTGAAAAGCAAGGCAGCCTGCTTGACAGGGGTCAGCTGGGATCCTGGAGAGGCTCCCAGCGTAGGGAAAGGGGGAGCGAGTGACCCCTGGAGGTCCACACTTCCACTGCAGACTCCTGCATCCTAGCCACGGAAAAGCCCTAGACACCCACAGCCCCAAAGACTTACCTAGGATGCTGCCTAGAGACCATGTGATGGCTTTGCTCCAGAGGGGCACTCATGCCAGGTCCCACCTCACCCCATCCTAGGCAGCTACCGCAGGGTATCACACAAAAAGAGCCTAGCCCTCACCAGACTGCAGTGGACCCAACAGCCCCTGCCTCTCCACATCCCTGGAGCCCCACTGACATCCCCTGCCCACAGATGCTACCACGACTGACAGCTGCCCCAGGGCTAAAGTGAGTCAGTAGCAAAGACCCCACTGCCCCTTGCAATGATGCTGCCACACATTTTCATGCACCTTAAAAGCAAACTCCCCTGCCCACAGCAGTCACAGGTGCCAATGCACAAGCAAAGTGTGCACTCCTCAGCCACCTGCATACAGCTGCTGCCACTGAAAGCTACTGAGCCCTCCCCAGAAGCAGGGCTACAGCACATCTTGGGCCTGGGGATCACCCCACCCCTGGCCACCACAACCAGCACCTGCAAGCACCACTGGGGGCCTGAGGACAGGTCCACCTAGCCTGGCTCTGCACCCCCAGTGTCCAAGCATGCCATCCAGAGGACTGAGGACTGCCTAGCCTAGTCCCCACCACTGACACCTGAGCCCTCCCCCGAGGGGCTTCAAGTTAGGCCCATCCAACCTGCCATTTCCACCACAGTGGGCACCCACCTGCACATGCCACCTGCAGACCTGGCAACTGGCCCACCTAGCATGTTGTAGCCACCACCAACACCAGCACAAACTGCTTGGGAGCCAGAGATTTGTCCTGCCACTGCTACTGCCATCACCCACATCATGCTTGTTGCCTAGGGGCCAAAGAACCTGCCCACATGCCTGGCCCACCACTACTGGTATCTGAGTAAGCTGCCTGGAGTTTCAAAAATCAGCCCTCTTTTACCTGCTAACACTGGTGCCAGCGTACACATCCCTGAAGCTGAAGGACAGGCACACTTGGCACACTGCTGCTACCACTGGGACCTGAGGACAGGCCAATCTGGCATCTCTGCCCCCAGCGAAACTTGACCACAGTCTCCACTAATAACCACACCCTAAGCCGCTGAGGAAATCAAACACCACTGACATTGTTTAAGGCCAAAGAAATTACACAGAGACTATGCTACTGTACCCACAATCAAAACAAAAGTGCCCTACTCAACACTACAGGTACATCTTCAGGAAAAAGGCCCCACTCATGAAAGCAAATTCAAGAAACTGGAAGAAGAGACTGTTACACTAGATGTGCAGATACCAATGTgagagaaagaaacatgaaaaggcaaggaaatataACAccaccaaaggaacacaataattctccagcaacagATCCAAATCAAAAAGAACTTATGAAATCTCAgggaaagaaattcaaaataatgatattaaagaagtagagtgagatacaagagaatatagaaaaatagtacaaagaaatcagaaacaaaattCAAGATACGAAAGAGAAATTACCAAAGAAATGAGTATCGTAATAAAGGaccaaataaaaattctagtaCCAAGGaatgcattaaataaaatataaaatacatttgaaagcttcAACAACAAACTAGATAAAGCAGAAAAAGGATGTCAGAACTTGAAGAGAGGCCttttgaaataaaccagtcagataaaaataagaaaaaaaagaataaaaatgaacaaagctaggccaggagcagtagctcatacctgtaatcccagcactttgggaggctgaggtgggtggatcatgaggtcaggagttcaagatcagcctggccaagatggtgaaacactgtctctactaaaaatacaaaaaaaaattagccaggcatggtggtaggtgcctgtaatcccagctacttgggaggctgagacagagaattgcttgaacctgggaggtggaggctgcagtgagctgagatcacgccactgcactccagcctgtgtgacagagcaaaactccatctcaaaaaaaaaaaaaaaaagaaagaaaatgaacaaagcttaTATGACATATGGGACACTATAAAGTGACAAAATATTCTAATGTTTGGTGTCCCAGAAGgtaaagagaaaactaaaagaatagaaaacttatttaacaaaataagagCTGAAAAACTTCCCAAGTTTAGCAAGAGATGTACACATCTGGATACAGGACTCTCAGTGACCCCCAAATAAATACAGTGCAAAAAGCTCTTCTCTATGTCACATTATAattaaactgtcaaaagtcaaaggcaaaaagaattctaaaaacaaGAGGAAAGCATCTAGTCATTTATGAGGGAAcctccatcagactaacagtggatttctcagcagaaactttatagACCAGGAGAGAATGGAATAATATATTCGCagagctgaaagaaaaggaaactgcgGACCAAGGATATGATACTATACCCAgtaaagtttttctttataaatgaatgagaaataatgcatttcccagacaagcaaaagctgaaggaattcatcaccactagaccattcctacaagaaatgcttaaggcaGTCCTACATTTGGAAGCAAAAGGACAGTATCTATCataattaaaatacacaaaaatataaaaacccattGGAAAAGCAAACATACAAATAAGGAAGAGCGAAGACTCAAATGTTACTACTATAGAAAATTACCAAACCACAATCATAaataagagagaaaggaacaatGGATATACAAACAACCAGCAATCAATAAAATGACAGGAAAATGTATTAAccactccacttaaaagatatagactgactgaatgaatttttcaaatgatccaactatatgctgcttaCATGAAACTCATTTCACCTCTAAATTTAGACACATGTCGACTGAAAGTAAAGTGATGAAAAAGATATCCCACACAAACAGAAACTCAAAACCAAACAGGATTAGTTATACTCacatctgataaaacagactttgagtcataaacagtaaaaagagacaaagtcattgtataatgataaagggatcaattcagcaagaaattacaacaattctaaacatatatgcatccaacattGGACCACCAGatatataaggcaaatattacgagatctaaagggagagatagacttTAATAAAATGATAGTCAGGGAGAGGACTGAGTGGCTTAAGGTGGGTCACTGAGTTTCCCAGAGGTTCAAGCTTTTAAGTGGAGGAGCTCAGAGTCAAGCCCCTCTCCCAGCTCTGCAGGCCTCAAATACAACCACCATCCCACCAGAAACAGGACCACTTTGGCTTTGATGTACCACCGAGTTCAAGAGGTTCCTGAGACCCCCAGACATCTCTTCAAACAACATTACATCTGAAAGTCACACATCTGCGAGGTCCTTAGGGGTATCAGTCTCATTGGAGACAGTGACAGAAGCTGGAGAAAGGCTGGGAGTGCAGTCCCCCAGCAGGAAGTCTCACTGCGGATGGGAAGAGACCTGAATCATCTTCAAACACTCTTGCGTGTCCCATTTTAAGAAAATGGAACCAACGTGTTTCCAGCAAATTGAACACACATGGACATTTCTTAATGAACTCCAGTCAGCCATCTGTTGAAACTGAAGATGCTGGAGAAACCTAAGACTCCTCTAAAGTTACAGCCAAAAAGATGTGATGCACCTCCATGAACTACACAAGGGATGCTGCTAGCACCACTTCAGTGTTGTGGTCAACAAAGGAGTGGGGTGGAGGAGGAGTTTCTCTCTTGCCCTTCCCTGCAAAGATCGCTTTCCTCAGCATCGTTCCCAAAAATAGTAGCCGagcttttaaaacacacacactccagaTCTGTGCTCCTGGGAGAGCTTGTTCAACTCACATCCTGCGTGTATACAGAGCTCTAAATAGAGACTCCCAAGTCTACAAGGGAATTCCTTTTAAGGAATCCACCCAAATTTGTTAATAACCAATCATAGAATAAACACCAAAggatcgagagagagagagagtatgtgtgtgagtgtgtgtgagtctgcACGTGTGCACGCATGCACATCAGTGCATCTAAGTGTGTATGGGGGTGAGGCACCTTCTCCTGCCAGAACTTCCCTCCTGCCATTTGTCCTGCCGCTGCTACTGCCTACCTACTCTGTAGCATAAGGGCCTGCAGACCAACAGGAGCCCAGGTAGCAAACGTCACTCCTGAGGGCCCAAGTAAGactctgtcactcaccacataccaaataaaatgatatatatatatataatatacataatacattaatcataattataatttgtatatcatatgtatatattaatttcaTATCGTGATCATAGAGAGAtgatatatatattctgtttcaCTGTGCTTACACTATTTTCATTGCAGAAAAGGGACAAATAGAGGCTGTGGCAGGATGGAAGGGTCACTTGCTTTCACACTGTGTACCTTTTTGTGGCTTTGAATTTTGtacttgaaaaaattaatttgtgtgtatgtgtcctGCAGGTAAACTGTTATCTTCTAAAAAATTTCTGCTTGACTTCCTAATCTCCAGCTGGGACCAAAACTTTTTTAGGAGCTCACcatgccctcccctccccacccatccCCAAAACACAGGtactcacacacatgcatgccacacacccacacagcacacatatatgcacacacataggccatacacaccacatacacacaccacactgacacatacacacacacatgcatttgtCAGGAAAGAGCCTTTCACCACCCCCTGAGACCCCTCCCACACCATTTCTGAGCGCAAGTGCAGGCAGGGCTCAGCTGGCCAACCAGGCCAGCATCAAGTCACAATGAACCTGCAGCATGGATGGGAATAGCCCGAGTCCTCTAAGCCTCAGAATTCAGTGCCACCTACAGGCTCCTCTGTTGCATGATTTCTCAATTCTGAGTGAAAAGGCAGGCCCAGCCATTGGCCTCATGAAACAGGAGGGGGTCCCATGAGCCCGTAATGTCCAAGGCAGGCACTCATATTTCTCATGAGGACTTGAGAGATTGGGGCTGCCTGTCCGAGCTGTTGGCCAGGTCCCCAGGACCTGAGGTGCTCAGTATCCCTTTGCAATTTTGCTCCTCTACTCGGAGTGCAAACTGGTCAATCACTTCTGGAAACTATCTGGCCACATCTATTTAAGTTGAGCATACGCAGCCCCTCGGCATAGCAGTCCCACTCCTGATCTATACCCaacatatatgtgcacataaaACTCCTGCCCACCCCAGCTCATTGAAATAACACCCCTGAAAATCCCAGCCCCTCAGCTGGGCCATTCCCCCTTGCAGGGAAGGGgctggaggaagctgggaacccaTGTTGCTCCCAGGCCCAGTAGCATCGCAGGTATGGATGGCCCCCTCCATCCtgccctctctctgtccccaccctctgaagcagcagtTCTCAGCCAGGGACAATTTTGCCCTAtgggggacatttggcaatatctggagacatttttgcttGACATACCTGGGGAAGGGGATATACTGGCAGCTGGCAGGTAGAGGCCAGAGGTTCTGTGCAGCATCCTACAGTGCAAAGGGCAGTCCCAAGTGAAGGAGCATTCGCCTCCAAACGACAATAGCGATGAAGCCAAGATATTGTGCCTTAAGATCTCAATGGTGGAACAGTGGGTGTAAATTATTACTACTTTTAAACAATTGGACATTTCAGCTAAagatttagaatttaaaaattcgATTACAGGAGAACTCTGTTCTAAGGCAGATGCATTCatcttgtattttaaaagaacaaagctgcctAATGAAAATGGCAAAGAGTGAGACCATGCACTTCGCCGGTTTTAGATGCATCTTCTTCTCAGCCCGGGAAGCTGTTCCGTTCTCCAGCGACCACCACTTACTACCTAACGACTGTTCCCCCAGGGACCTGTGAGTGCACTCAAATCCAGAGTTTTTATGCTGGATCACGCAAAGggataaaaatacatttctactCATTCTTTTCTTCCCTAAAGGTAATGTCTTGTTTATCCTTCCTTGTCTCTAAAtagataatttaattattttaactattacATTGATGACTAAAGGCATAGTCAAAATGAACTAGCCAGATGATCTACAATAATTGACATTAGCTGTGAAAATTGTTTATGGAACTACTCACTACCCAGCATAGATGTATTGCACATTTCCTTCATAGAGCCTAGATTCTACTAGACATCACAGAAGCACAGTCCCTACAAATTactgatcatatatatatatatatatatacacacacacacacatatatatttttttttaccaaatgCTTTCTAGATTGTTGCCCTATTTGTTGTTTAAGAAATGCTGACCCTTTTCACAAGATGGTGCTGAAAGCGAAGAAGGAAGTTCCCAAAGCGAAGGCTTTAAAGGCCAAGAAGGCAGTTTGAAAGTTGTccacagccacaaaaaaagatgaTCCGCATGTCCCGCACTTTCTGGCGGCCCAAGACACTGCAACTCCGGAGGCAGTGTCCTTGGAAGAGCACCCCCAGGAGAAACAAGCTTGACCACCATGCTGTCATCAAGTTTCCACTGACCACTGGGTCAGCCATGAAAAAGATAGGAGACAACAACACACTTGTGTTCATGGTGGATGTTCAAGCCAACAACCCCCAGATCAAACAGGTTGTGAAGAAGCTCTATGACACTGACGTGATCAAGGTCAACACCCTGATAGAATGTGAAGAAGCTCTATGACATTGACGTGATCAAGGTCAACACCCTGATTCGGTCTGATGGAGAGAAGAAGGCATATGTTCAACTAGCTCCTGATTACAATGCTTTGGGTGTTGCCAAAAAAATTGGGATCATCTAAACTGAGTCCAGCTGGCTAATTCTATGTATATcttttcactattaaaaaaaaaaaaaaaaagaaatgctgaaggCTCTTTTACTGTTTTATATATTCAAGTTGTTCAAATGCAATccaactaaatttttaatttgtctcACTGTTCTCTTCTTAAAGAATTAAGTGTTATCCTTTGGAAAACAGAGTTTgataaaagaaactaaaatccaACAACTCAAAATATCTCAGCAGAAACCAACATAAGGAATCAGTACAATCCTCATTGGTTGCCCCCAGAGTAATTTAGGGAATCAACATCAAAGTAAAAGTAATCAATAATTTGCTTTAAATTCAAAAAGATGCATACATCATAAACTAAAATTCCAAACACTATCAGAAGGTATACAATAAAAAAGGTCTCCCTGTCATCTGATTTCCCTATCACCCTACTGTcaacagtttttttgtgtgttctttcagaAATTCTTTACACATacaaccaaaaatatatattttgataaattataGTTGTGTTACATACACATTGTTTTGCTggttgctttttcttccttttttcttgtggtaaaatgcacataaaataaaatgtaccctcttaactatttttaagtgtatagttcagcaGTATTCAGTACATTCACGTCTTTTTACAGCCATCACCATTATCCATCTCTGgaacttttttcatcttgcaaaattgaaactctgtacccattaaacaacaacttcCCATATAtctctccctccagcccctggcaaccatcattctttTAGTCTCTacgaatttgactactctagatacctcatataagcgGAATCATAGTGTTTGTCTTTTGgggactggcttatttcattcagcctaatgtcctcaaggtttgtTCATATTGGAGCGTGTGTCAGAATGTTCCTTTTTGAGgttggataatattccattgttatATGTAGCACACTTcgcttatccattcatccctgatggacacttgggttgcttccactttttggatgttgtgaataatgctgtaaatgtggtgtacaaatatctcaaGACCCCGCTTCCAATTCTTTTGGATCtatatctagaagtggaattgcttgattatatggtaattgtatgtctaattttttgagaaagtgcCATACTGTTTGGCACAGCAGCTCCAACAAGTTACATTCCCATCAACCATGCACAAGAgtttcaatttttccacatcctcaccaacactggttattttctgtttttgttatagGAGGCATCCTAAcgggtgtgaggtggtatctcattata
The nucleotide sequence above comes from Macaca nemestrina isolate mMacNem1 chromosome 4, mMacNem.hap1, whole genome shotgun sequence. Encoded proteins:
- the LOC112425036 gene encoding large ribosomal subunit protein uL23-like, coding for MKKIGDNNTLVFMVDVQANNPQIKQVVKKLYDTDVIKVNTLIRSDGEKKAYVQLAPDYNALGVAKKIGII